A genome region from Fimbriimonadaceae bacterium includes the following:
- a CDS encoding NADH:flavin oxidoreductase/NADH oxidase translates to MPAPKLFEPIHIGGLTLDNRIVIAPMCQYSAVNGHMTDWHLIHLGHLALSGAAALTIEATAVEPEGRITYADTGLWNDATEAAMAHTIESIRRWSDIPVVIQLAHAGRKASTEVPWKGGTQFPPHHEHGWQTVAPSPIPFAQGEHPPVALDRTAMTRIRESFAASARRAGRLGLDGVQIHVAHGYLLHEFLSPLSNRREDEYGGRLEHRMRFPLEVFDAVRAAFRSDRPVTVRVSGTDWVEGGWDIEQTIVFAKALESRGCAAIHISSGGLDPRQQIPVGPGYQVPLARTVKQAVSMPVIAVGLITDYDQAERIVSNGDADMIALARAILYDPRWPWHAAAHLGGQVSAPKQYWRSQPSRHRDLFLEGRKTRQEDEGQE, encoded by the coding sequence ATGCCAGCTCCGAAGTTATTCGAACCCATACACATCGGCGGACTCACGCTCGACAACCGGATTGTCATTGCGCCGATGTGCCAGTACTCGGCGGTCAATGGGCACATGACCGATTGGCACCTGATTCACCTCGGCCACCTCGCCCTCTCGGGAGCGGCGGCCCTGACGATCGAAGCTACAGCTGTTGAGCCGGAAGGACGCATCACCTACGCCGATACCGGCCTCTGGAACGATGCCACTGAAGCAGCCATGGCACACACGATCGAGAGCATCCGCCGCTGGTCGGATATTCCGGTCGTCATCCAGCTGGCCCATGCAGGCCGCAAAGCCTCGACCGAGGTGCCATGGAAAGGGGGAACACAATTTCCTCCCCACCACGAGCATGGGTGGCAGACGGTCGCTCCTTCGCCAATCCCGTTTGCGCAAGGCGAGCATCCGCCGGTAGCCTTGGATCGCACCGCCATGACGCGCATTCGCGAATCGTTCGCCGCTTCGGCCCGGCGCGCCGGGCGGCTCGGCCTCGACGGCGTGCAGATTCACGTCGCTCATGGGTACTTGCTCCACGAGTTCCTCTCGCCGCTTTCGAACCGCCGGGAAGACGAGTATGGCGGGCGCCTCGAACATCGCATGCGGTTTCCGCTTGAAGTGTTTGATGCGGTCCGGGCCGCGTTCCGGTCTGATCGGCCTGTGACGGTGCGGGTATCAGGCACCGACTGGGTGGAGGGCGGCTGGGACATCGAGCAGACCATCGTATTTGCCAAGGCCCTGGAGTCACGCGGCTGTGCGGCCATCCATATCAGCAGCGGCGGGCTCGATCCTCGGCAACAGATTCCTGTCGGCCCCGGCTACCAGGTGCCCCTTGCTCGTACGGTGAAACAGGCGGTATCCATGCCGGTGATTGCGGTCGGTCTCATCACGGACTACGACCAAGCCGAAAGAATCGTGAGCAACGGCGATGCGGACATGATCGCCCTGGCGCGCGCTATTCTCTATGATCCGCGCTGGCCTTGGCACGCCGCCGCCCATCTGGGAGGTCAGGTCAGCGCACCGAAACAATATTGGCGCAGCCAGCCGAGCCGCCATCGGGATCTATTCCTCGAGGGACGGAAAACACGACAAGAAGACGAGGGTCAGGAGTGA
- a CDS encoding UPF0149 family protein has product MSSTIPPFTAAQAALVQDFLASPQRPAGTLTYAQLAGFLFSLANGPEPIPPSEWIPMVFDDHDAGYDTHAEAAQVLQAMMGLYSYCLRQHAAEHATLPPGCDIRSNPLDNLEPDAPLSHWAQGFGMGHDYLVEYWDEYTPEELDEALGAALMTLTFFSSPTLARAYHEEGRAGTSLAQLAGTVLDSFHDALGDYAHLGRAIYQARYEAGDLSPTPATGLKIGRNDPCPCGSGSKYKKCCGAT; this is encoded by the coding sequence ATGTCCTCGACGATCCCTCCATTCACGGCGGCTCAGGCCGCCCTTGTGCAGGACTTTTTGGCCTCCCCGCAGCGTCCGGCCGGCACGCTGACATATGCGCAGTTGGCGGGATTTCTGTTCAGCCTCGCGAACGGGCCGGAACCGATCCCGCCATCGGAATGGATACCGATGGTGTTCGATGATCATGACGCCGGCTACGACACGCACGCCGAGGCAGCGCAGGTGCTTCAGGCCATGATGGGACTCTATTCATACTGTCTACGACAGCATGCTGCCGAGCATGCCACGCTTCCGCCTGGCTGCGACATTCGGTCGAACCCACTCGACAATCTGGAGCCCGATGCGCCTCTGAGCCATTGGGCACAGGGGTTCGGCATGGGGCATGACTACCTGGTGGAATACTGGGACGAATACACCCCGGAGGAACTCGATGAAGCGCTGGGAGCTGCGCTGATGACCCTGACCTTTTTTTCCTCTCCCACGCTGGCCAGGGCCTATCATGAAGAAGGCAGGGCAGGCACAAGCCTCGCGCAGTTGGCCGGAACCGTACTCGACAGCTTTCATGACGCATTGGGTGACTATGCGCACCTCGGTCGAGCAATCTATCAGGCACGGTATGAAGCGGGCGATCTCAGCCCTACACCGGCAACCGGCCTGAAAATCGGACGCAACGATCCCTGTCCCTGTGGCAGCGGCAGCAAATATAAGAAGTGTTGCGGGGCGACCTGA
- a CDS encoding DEAD/DEAH box helicase family protein produces MSQFLFLQREWTALFEAASKAEGAVYTDPRTACFYARRALELTVTWAYKHDAALKLPYQDNLSALIHDPSFKQAAGEAVFSKARVINTLGNRAVHSHRPVPEADGLAAVRELFHVAYWLAHTYGRAGRPDPGVTFDPAALPRPAPAAAQTAEQLQALETRLREKDECLADLLADNTALDTELQRLRAEIAEAKKAASAQADRHDYSETETRDYFIDLLLKEAGWPLDQSRDREFEVTGMPNEEGKGYVDYVLWGDDGKPLGLVEAKRTRRDPRVGKQQAKLYADCLERQFARRPLIFYSNGYEHWLWDDTRYPPRRVQGFYKKAELELAIQRRETRRSPAAASISPTIVERHYQTRAIRRIAEAFERDHERKALLVMATGTGKTRTVIALADLLMRCNWVKRVLFLADRVALVNQAVNAFKRYLPDASPVNLVTEKHAEGRVYVSTYPTMMGLIDEATDGQRRFGVGHFDLVVIDEAHRSVFQKYRAIFDYFDSLLIGLTATPKDEVDRNTYSLFDLESGVPTDSYSLEEAVRDGFLVPPRAVSVPLRFPRQGIRYDALSEDEKDQWDALEWSDDGTVPNRVEAEAVNTWLFNTDTVDKVLEHVMTRGLTVAGGDRLGKTIIFAKNQPHADFIAERFNANYPHFKGAFARVITFKTEYAQSLIDDFSTKDKAPHIAISVDMLDTGIDIPEVVNLIFFKLVRSKTKFWQMVGRGTRLCDDLFGPGRHKESFYIFDYCQNLEFFSQDIPGTEGTAAASLGKRLFQTRLELIATIDGQAKKVPIPGMPEAPAFYGYPTTTTAVRQSLATVLQGEVAAMNINNFVVRPHRRLVEQYANPGAWAILEPPALAELSHQVAGLPTELNSENEEAKRFDLLVLRLQLALLRVEPEFARLRDRVREIVGLLEEKAAIPMVREQLALIQGMQSDEWWQDVTVPILEAMRRRLRELVQFIEKRRRQPVYTDLEDLMGSETEVVLPGFSVGTDQTKFLAKVRAFLREHLDHVVIAKLRMNQPLTVTDLSELERVLAESGAAPLDDIRRAAGHAQGLGLFVRSLVGMDRSAAKEALAGFITGKTFTANQLEFINLVVDHLTEHGVMEPARLYESPFTDLSPHGPDGLFQPREMDDLIRMLESVRATALAA; encoded by the coding sequence GTGAGCCAGTTCCTCTTTCTCCAACGCGAATGGACCGCCCTCTTCGAGGCCGCGTCGAAGGCGGAAGGGGCAGTGTATACCGATCCCCGCACGGCGTGCTTCTATGCGAGGCGTGCACTGGAGCTGACCGTCACGTGGGCCTACAAACATGACGCGGCACTGAAGCTTCCCTATCAGGACAACCTCTCCGCCCTGATTCACGATCCGAGTTTCAAACAGGCGGCCGGTGAGGCCGTCTTCAGCAAAGCGCGGGTGATCAACACCCTCGGCAACCGGGCGGTCCATAGCCACCGCCCCGTGCCCGAGGCGGATGGGCTCGCTGCGGTGCGCGAGCTGTTTCATGTGGCCTACTGGCTCGCGCACACCTATGGTCGTGCCGGTCGGCCTGACCCAGGAGTCACCTTCGATCCCGCTGCCCTTCCGCGACCTGCACCGGCGGCGGCCCAAACGGCCGAGCAGTTGCAGGCACTGGAAACGCGCTTGCGGGAGAAAGACGAGTGCCTTGCGGACCTGCTTGCCGACAACACCGCGCTCGACACCGAGCTCCAACGCTTGCGCGCCGAGATCGCGGAGGCGAAGAAGGCGGCCTCTGCACAGGCGGATCGGCACGATTACTCGGAGACCGAGACCCGCGACTATTTCATTGACCTGCTCCTCAAGGAAGCCGGCTGGCCGCTCGATCAGTCGCGCGATCGGGAGTTTGAGGTCACCGGCATGCCGAACGAGGAGGGCAAGGGTTATGTGGACTATGTGCTGTGGGGCGACGACGGGAAACCGCTAGGACTGGTGGAGGCGAAGCGTACTCGCCGCGATCCCCGGGTGGGGAAGCAGCAGGCCAAGCTGTATGCCGATTGCCTTGAGCGGCAGTTCGCCCGGCGGCCGCTGATCTTCTATTCCAACGGCTACGAGCATTGGCTCTGGGACGACACCCGCTATCCACCACGCCGGGTGCAGGGATTCTACAAGAAGGCGGAACTGGAACTGGCGATTCAGCGGCGGGAGACGCGCCGCTCGCCGGCAGCTGCGTCGATCAGCCCGACAATCGTCGAGCGCCACTACCAGACGCGCGCCATCCGCCGGATTGCTGAGGCGTTCGAGCGCGACCACGAGCGGAAGGCGCTGCTCGTGATGGCGACGGGGACCGGGAAGACACGCACGGTGATTGCGCTTGCGGACCTGTTGATGCGGTGCAACTGGGTCAAGCGTGTACTGTTCCTTGCCGACCGTGTGGCGCTGGTCAATCAGGCGGTGAACGCCTTCAAACGGTACCTGCCGGATGCCTCCCCGGTGAACCTGGTGACCGAGAAGCACGCGGAGGGGCGTGTCTACGTTTCGACGTATCCCACCATGATGGGGCTGATCGACGAGGCGACTGACGGCCAGCGGCGGTTCGGCGTGGGACATTTCGACCTGGTCGTCATCGATGAGGCACACCGCTCGGTGTTCCAGAAGTACCGCGCCATCTTCGATTATTTCGATTCCCTGCTGATCGGCCTCACCGCGACGCCCAAGGACGAAGTGGACCGCAACACCTACAGCCTCTTCGACCTTGAAAGCGGCGTGCCGACCGACTCGTATTCATTGGAGGAGGCGGTGCGCGACGGATTTCTTGTTCCGCCGCGAGCGGTCTCGGTGCCGCTCAGGTTTCCGCGCCAGGGGATCAGGTACGACGCGCTCTCGGAAGACGAAAAAGACCAGTGGGACGCCCTGGAATGGAGCGACGACGGCACGGTTCCAAACCGTGTCGAGGCGGAAGCGGTGAACACGTGGCTCTTTAATACGGACACGGTCGACAAGGTGCTGGAACATGTCATGACCCGGGGACTCACGGTCGCCGGCGGCGATCGGCTCGGCAAGACGATCATCTTTGCCAAAAATCAGCCCCACGCCGACTTTATCGCCGAGCGGTTCAATGCCAACTATCCGCATTTCAAAGGTGCGTTCGCTCGGGTCATTACGTTCAAGACGGAATATGCGCAGAGCCTGATCGATGACTTTTCGACTAAGGACAAGGCACCGCATATCGCGATTTCGGTCGATATGCTGGATACCGGCATCGACATTCCCGAGGTCGTGAACCTCATTTTCTTCAAGCTGGTCCGATCCAAGACGAAGTTTTGGCAGATGGTCGGGCGTGGTACGCGCCTCTGTGATGATCTCTTCGGGCCAGGCCGTCACAAGGAGTCCTTCTACATTTTCGATTACTGCCAGAATCTGGAATTCTTCAGCCAAGACATCCCAGGGACTGAGGGTACGGCGGCGGCCTCCTTAGGTAAACGCCTCTTTCAGACACGGTTGGAACTGATTGCCACGATTGACGGTCAGGCGAAAAAGGTGCCTATCCCGGGTATGCCGGAGGCGCCGGCGTTCTATGGGTATCCGACAACGACAACGGCGGTGCGTCAATCCCTCGCTACGGTGCTGCAAGGGGAGGTGGCCGCGATGAACATCAATAACTTCGTCGTCCGGCCTCACCGCCGTCTCGTTGAACAGTATGCCAACCCCGGGGCCTGGGCGATCCTGGAACCTCCCGCGCTGGCTGAGCTTTCCCACCAGGTGGCAGGCCTGCCTACCGAACTCAATTCTGAGAATGAAGAGGCGAAGCGTTTCGATCTCTTAGTTCTCAGGCTGCAGTTGGCCTTGTTGCGTGTCGAGCCGGAGTTCGCCCGCCTGCGGGACCGCGTCCGGGAGATTGTGGGACTGCTGGAGGAAAAGGCCGCCATTCCGATGGTCCGCGAGCAGCTGGCCTTGATCCAGGGTATGCAGAGTGATGAATGGTGGCAGGACGTGACGGTGCCGATCCTAGAGGCGATGCGTCGCCGGCTGCGCGAGTTGGTCCAGTTTATCGAAAAGCGGCGCCGGCAGCCCGTCTACACCGACCTTGAAGATCTCATGGGGAGCGAGACGGAAGTTGTTCTTCCCGGTTTTTCGGTAGGTACTGACCAGACTAAGTTTTTGGCCAAAGTTCGAGCGTTCCTGCGCGAACACCTCGACCATGTGGTGATTGCCAAGTTGCGCATGAACCAGCCGCTCACTGTCACAGACCTTTCCGAATTGGAGCGTGTCCTTGCAGAGAGCGGCGCTGCTCCGCTGGACGATATCCGTCGGGCCGCGGGACACGCTCAAGGTCTCGGTCTCTTCGTGCGATCGCTCGTCGGCATGGATCGTAGCGCGGCCAAAGAGGCACTCGCGGGATTCATTACCGGGAAGACCTTCACTGCCAACCAACTTGAGTTCATCAACCTGGTCGTGGATCATTTGACCGAGCATGGCGTCATGGAACCGGCCCGACTCTATGAATCGCCCTTTACCGATCTCAGTCCACATGGGCCAGACGGGTTGTTTCAGCCGAGAGAGATGGACGACCTGATTCGTATGTTGGAATCCGTGCGCGCCACCGCCTTGGCGGCCTGA
- a CDS encoding Fic family protein encodes MHRPLPGRYVKVRSPEESFQAFVPAPLPPQPPVEWSPALRRRFDDALVALGRLDAVTALLPNADLLLYSFVRKEAVLSSQIEGTQSSLADLLLFEIHEEPGVPIDDAREVSRYVAALDRGLTLLRGGLPISTRLLCGVHATLLDHPHGRGKTPGEVRRSQVWVGGTRPGNAVFVPPPADAVSASLTALEQFLNDKPSPTPPLIKAALAHVQFETIHPFLDGNGRLGRLLIVLQLVADGILREPLLYPSLFFKTHRALYYELLNGVRLHGDWERWLDFFAEGIAATATQAMMTAHALLTLVDNDRDRIAGLGRAAPSALAVHQAMQKQPLATSATLVKAAGLTPATVNKSLAHLQNLGIVQEMTRRQRDRVFSYRRYVHLLNAELEQDKAQGGESGL; translated from the coding sequence ATGCATCGTCCATTGCCTGGCCGCTATGTGAAGGTGCGCTCTCCGGAGGAGTCATTCCAGGCCTTTGTGCCGGCGCCGCTGCCTCCTCAGCCGCCGGTGGAATGGAGCCCCGCGCTGCGCCGGCGCTTCGACGATGCGCTGGTGGCACTCGGCCGTCTCGATGCGGTCACCGCGCTCTTGCCCAATGCAGACTTGCTGCTCTACAGCTTCGTCCGTAAGGAAGCGGTGCTGTCGAGCCAGATCGAAGGCACGCAGTCGTCGCTAGCCGATCTCCTACTGTTCGAAATCCACGAAGAACCAGGCGTACCGATCGACGATGCGCGGGAGGTGAGCCGTTACGTCGCGGCGCTGGATCGCGGACTCACACTGCTGCGCGGCGGGTTGCCGATCTCCACCCGCTTGCTGTGCGGAGTGCACGCGACACTGCTCGATCATCCGCACGGTCGCGGCAAGACGCCCGGCGAGGTGCGCCGCTCCCAGGTCTGGGTCGGCGGCACGCGGCCGGGGAACGCGGTGTTCGTCCCGCCCCCGGCGGACGCCGTATCGGCATCCCTTACCGCGCTCGAGCAGTTTCTCAACGACAAGCCTTCGCCGACACCGCCGCTGATCAAGGCGGCGCTGGCACACGTGCAGTTCGAGACGATCCATCCATTCCTTGACGGCAACGGTCGCCTCGGACGGCTGCTGATCGTGCTGCAGCTCGTCGCAGACGGCATCCTCCGCGAGCCGCTCTTGTATCCTAGCCTGTTTTTCAAAACCCACCGCGCACTGTATTACGAACTACTCAACGGCGTGCGCCTGCACGGAGACTGGGAACGCTGGCTGGACTTCTTTGCAGAAGGCATTGCCGCCACCGCCACACAGGCCATGATGACCGCACACGCCCTCTTGACCTTGGTGGACAACGATCGCGACCGCATTGCGGGGCTCGGCCGTGCGGCGCCCTCCGCGCTCGCTGTGCATCAGGCGATGCAGAAGCAACCGCTGGCGACATCGGCGACACTCGTCAAGGCGGCAGGGCTGACACCCGCGACGGTGAACAAATCGCTCGCGCACTTGCAGAATCTTGGCATTGTACAAGAGATGACGCGCCGGCAACGCGATCGGGTGTTCAGTTATCGTCGCTATGTGCACCTGCTCAACGCAGAGCTGGAGCAAGACAAGGCGCAGGGAGGCGAGTCGGGGCTGTGA
- a CDS encoding restriction endonuclease subunit S, producing MDSDLKTWTEASLYSFCNPKQWPTIPQNAFTENGYPVYGANGKIGFYNEFNHEKPTVLITCRGATCGAINVCEAKSYVTGNSMALDDLDEARVDLKFLVYALRNHGLGKAITGTAQPQITRESLTSVKVPLPPLNQQRRIAAIMDKADELRAKRRTAIAKLDRLTQSIFLDMFGDPIANTRSWDLRPLNDLGAVERGVSKHRPRNAPELLGGPYPFVQTGDVANCDGYIRTYSATYSDIGLRQSRLWPAGTLCITIAANIAKTGILTFDACFPDSVVGFRAEERATVEFVRLWLSFLQKILEKKAPESAQKNINLEILRALEVPNPGIELQRKFTRRIDAIERCKIVGRRAIHEYNMLFASLQHRAFRGEL from the coding sequence GTGGATAGTGACCTCAAAACGTGGACCGAGGCTTCGCTCTACAGTTTCTGCAATCCGAAGCAGTGGCCCACTATTCCTCAAAATGCATTTACGGAAAATGGCTATCCGGTCTACGGCGCGAACGGGAAAATAGGTTTTTACAATGAGTTTAATCATGAGAAGCCGACGGTTTTGATTACATGTCGTGGAGCAACCTGTGGAGCGATTAATGTGTGTGAGGCAAAATCGTATGTCACTGGCAATTCGATGGCTCTCGACGATCTCGACGAAGCTCGGGTTGATCTGAAATTCTTGGTTTACGCACTACGCAATCATGGCCTTGGTAAGGCAATTACGGGAACGGCACAGCCTCAAATAACACGAGAAAGTTTGACCAGTGTCAAAGTTCCTCTTCCGCCGTTAAATCAACAGCGGCGGATAGCGGCGATCATGGACAAGGCGGACGAGCTGCGGGCCAAACGCCGAACCGCCATCGCCAAGCTCGACCGCCTCACCCAATCCATCTTCCTCGACATGTTCGGCGATCCCATCGCCAACACTCGCTCGTGGGACCTCAGGCCGCTCAATGACTTGGGAGCCGTTGAGCGCGGAGTCTCCAAGCACCGCCCTCGGAATGCGCCTGAGTTGTTAGGTGGGCCGTACCCATTTGTTCAGACCGGTGACGTTGCGAACTGCGATGGATATATTCGCACCTATTCAGCTACATACTCAGATATCGGTCTACGACAAAGCAGACTATGGCCAGCTGGCACACTGTGTATCACGATTGCAGCGAATATCGCCAAGACAGGCATTCTTACTTTCGATGCCTGTTTTCCCGATAGTGTGGTGGGATTCAGAGCTGAAGAGAGGGCGACCGTTGAGTTTGTACGGCTGTGGCTCTCGTTCTTACAAAAAATCCTGGAAAAAAAGGCGCCAGAGTCCGCTCAGAAGAACATCAATCTAGAGATTTTGAGAGCTTTAGAGGTTCCAAATCCAGGCATTGAGCTTCAGCGAAAGTTTACTCGTCGGATCGACGCCATCGAACGCTGCAAGATCGTGGGGCGTCGTGCCATTCATGAGTACAACATGCTCTTCGCCTCCCTCCAGCACCGCGCCTTTCGGGGAGAACTGTAG
- a CDS encoding SAM-dependent DNA methyltransferase yields the protein MLTGEIRSQIDRIWDAFWSGGIANPLEVIEQITYLMFIRRLDDLHTLEENKANRLKQPMARRVFPEGEDAKGRSYEDYRWSRFKHVAPADMYVLVGEHLFPYLRTDLVRQLGNDDSTYAQHMKDARFTIPTPALLAKVVDLLDHVPMEARDTKGDVYEYMLAKIAAAGQNGQFRTPRHIIRLMVEVTAPQPTDVICDPACGTAGFLVAAGEHLRERFPRLLHDASQRKHFHHCMFHGFDFDNTMLRIGSMNMLLHGVESPDIRYRDSLAQDHAGEEEKYTLVLANPPFAGSLDYENTAKDLLQIVKTKKTELLFLALFLRLLKPGGRAAVIVPDGVLFGSSKAHKELRRILVEDQKLDAVIKLPGGVFKPYAGVSTAILVFTKTNSGGTDFVWFYDVEADGWSLDDKRQPLLSEDKLGPVPKTALTEDEQAKNNLPDILARWAQRDGNEQERPRTAQSFCVPKADIAAQGYDLSLNRYKEVVHKAIEHRPPKEILAELAKLEQEIQQGMKELEGML from the coding sequence ATGCTGACCGGCGAAATCCGTAGCCAAATCGACCGCATCTGGGATGCCTTCTGGTCCGGTGGTATTGCGAATCCGCTGGAGGTGATCGAACAAATCACCTACCTCATGTTCATTCGCCGCCTCGACGATCTGCATACGCTGGAAGAGAACAAAGCCAACCGGTTGAAGCAACCCATGGCGCGACGAGTCTTTCCTGAAGGGGAGGATGCGAAGGGCCGTTCCTACGAAGACTACCGCTGGTCGCGCTTCAAGCATGTTGCTCCTGCCGATATGTATGTCCTGGTCGGCGAGCACCTCTTTCCCTACCTGCGCACCGATCTCGTGCGGCAGCTCGGCAACGACGACTCCACCTACGCGCAGCATATGAAAGACGCGCGCTTCACCATTCCCACGCCCGCGCTGCTGGCGAAGGTGGTGGACCTGCTCGACCATGTGCCGATGGAGGCGCGCGACACGAAAGGCGATGTCTACGAGTACATGCTGGCCAAGATTGCAGCCGCCGGGCAAAACGGCCAGTTCCGCACGCCGCGCCACATCATCCGGTTGATGGTGGAGGTGACCGCGCCGCAACCCACCGACGTGATCTGCGATCCGGCCTGCGGAACGGCCGGCTTTTTGGTGGCGGCAGGGGAGCACCTGCGCGAACGGTTTCCGAGACTCCTGCACGACGCGAGTCAGCGAAAGCACTTCCACCACTGCATGTTCCACGGCTTCGACTTCGACAATACGATGCTGCGCATCGGCAGCATGAACATGCTGTTGCACGGGGTGGAGAGCCCGGACATCCGCTACCGCGACTCGCTCGCGCAGGATCATGCGGGCGAGGAGGAGAAGTACACGCTCGTGCTGGCCAATCCACCCTTCGCCGGCAGCCTCGACTACGAAAATACCGCCAAGGACTTGCTCCAGATCGTCAAGACCAAGAAGACCGAGTTGCTCTTCCTGGCGCTCTTTCTGCGGCTGCTCAAGCCGGGCGGGCGGGCGGCGGTCATTGTGCCCGACGGCGTTTTATTCGGCTCCAGCAAGGCCCACAAGGAATTGCGCCGCATCCTGGTGGAAGACCAGAAGCTCGACGCCGTAATCAAGCTGCCAGGCGGGGTGTTCAAGCCCTACGCCGGCGTGTCGACCGCGATCCTCGTTTTCACCAAGACCAACTCCGGCGGCACGGACTTCGTCTGGTTCTACGATGTCGAGGCCGACGGTTGGAGCCTCGACGATAAGCGCCAGCCGCTCCTGTCAGAGGACAAGCTCGGCCCGGTCCCGAAGACGGCGCTGACTGAAGATGAGCAGGCAAAGAACAATCTGCCTGACATCCTAGCGCGTTGGGCGCAGCGAGACGGCAACGAGCAAGAACGGCCGCGCACCGCACAGAGCTTCTGCGTGCCCAAGGCCGACATCGCCGCGCAGGGTTACGACCTCTCGCTCAACCGCTACAAGGAAGTGGTGCACAAGGCAATCGAGCACCGCCCGCCGAAAGAGATTCTTGCCGAGCTGGCGAAGCTGGAGCAGGAGATTCAGCAGGGGATGAAGGAGCTGGAGGGGATGCTTTAG
- a CDS encoding MBL fold metallo-hydrolase: MPEQAVLNVDLADVWRERGRKRYIRTIAWGDEITVVKQAATYLEVSITVFREKPDGSILPESITGYIEPTKTSRITIADLTRPVAENRVLKVNFVDVQQGDGMVVESPDGKIILIDGGDNQMFARYLAGRFRNTSLEQPKKIDCLVVTHGDADHFSGLNEILKSETNKVKRKRLFMQPQRVYHNGIVKRPSTMNNKAVPDSKLLGPTKSVDGRLYLTGLEENLFDVDDKEMNQPFKKWKQTLATYNSRSPLSFRRLQLGDNQAFEFFNRDDLRIDILGPITTDLGGTPALRFLGEPPTGPRIGHDSLNDSDEGFPGRSASHTINGHSIVLRLSYGGFSFLFSGDLNDEASRFLAREHNKGTLNLRSEVFKVPHHGSADFSGAFMQAVSPIVSVVSSGDESARKEYIHPRATLIGALGKWSRVPEPLIFATELVAFFAEEGLSRLQDEKKAKKRGPFYGFSRTAYGLVKTRTDGQRLFVYTDSGNVKMKEAYAYRLDSSGVPQPAEVKRA, translated from the coding sequence ATGCCTGAACAAGCCGTGCTGAACGTCGATCTGGCGGATGTGTGGAGAGAGCGGGGCCGCAAACGGTACATCCGTACGATCGCCTGGGGCGACGAAATTACCGTGGTGAAGCAGGCCGCCACCTACCTCGAAGTCAGCATCACGGTCTTTCGCGAAAAGCCCGACGGCAGCATCCTCCCCGAATCCATCACCGGCTACATCGAACCGACCAAAACCTCTCGTATCACAATCGCCGACCTGACCAGGCCCGTCGCAGAGAATCGGGTTCTGAAGGTCAATTTTGTGGATGTGCAACAGGGCGACGGCATGGTCGTCGAATCGCCCGACGGGAAGATCATCCTCATCGACGGCGGCGACAACCAGATGTTCGCGCGCTACCTGGCCGGGCGGTTTCGCAACACCAGCCTCGAGCAACCGAAGAAGATCGACTGCCTCGTCGTCACCCACGGCGACGCCGACCACTTCTCCGGCCTCAACGAGATTCTCAAGTCCGAAACCAACAAGGTCAAACGCAAACGGCTCTTCATGCAACCGCAGCGCGTCTACCACAACGGCATCGTGAAACGCCCGAGCACCATGAACAATAAAGCCGTGCCGGACAGCAAACTCCTCGGCCCGACGAAGTCGGTGGACGGTCGACTGTATCTTACGGGCCTGGAAGAAAACCTCTTCGACGTAGACGACAAGGAAATGAATCAGCCGTTCAAGAAGTGGAAGCAGACCCTCGCCACCTACAACAGCCGCAGCCCGCTCAGCTTCCGGCGCCTGCAACTCGGCGACAATCAGGCCTTTGAGTTCTTCAATCGGGACGACCTGCGGATCGACATATTAGGACCGATCACCACAGACCTCGGGGGCACACCGGCGCTGCGCTTTCTCGGTGAACCACCCACGGGACCGCGCATCGGCCATGACTCGCTCAACGACAGCGACGAAGGCTTCCCCGGCCGTTCCGCTTCCCACACCATCAACGGGCATTCCATCGTGCTCCGCCTGAGCTACGGCGGCTTCAGCTTCCTCTTTTCCGGCGACCTGAACGACGAGGCCAGCCGCTTTCTCGCGCGCGAACACAACAAAGGCACTCTCAATCTGCGATCGGAAGTCTTCAAGGTCCCGCATCACGGCTCGGCCGATTTTTCCGGCGCGTTCATGCAGGCCGTGTCGCCCATCGTCAGCGTGGTGTCGAGCGGCGACGAGAGCGCGCGCAAAGAATACATCCATCCACGCGCCACGCTCATAGGCGCCCTGGGCAAATGGTCGCGCGTGCCGGAGCCGCTCATCTTCGCCACCGAGTTGGTGGCGTTCTTTGCAGAGGAAGGGCTCTCCCGCCTGCAGGACGAGAAGAAGGCCAAAAAGCGCGGCCCCTTCTACGGCTTCAGCCGTACGGCCTACGGCCTCGTCAAAACCCGCACCGACGGCCAACGTCTGTTCGTCTACACCGACAGCGGCAACGTGAAGATGAAAGAAGCCTACGCCTACCGACTGGATAGCTCAGGTGTGCCGCAACCGGCGGAAGTCAAACGCGCGTGA